The Epinephelus lanceolatus isolate andai-2023 chromosome 1, ASM4190304v1, whole genome shotgun sequence genome has a window encoding:
- the LOC117257411 gene encoding uncharacterized protein LOC117257411 has translation MSKLQQLKLFVNERLTAAAEEIFGAVERTILEYHNDIYLSKKSKECVQLVVAESVMQDEVEVFTAVSQEVSMSEAEASTQPSHGEHCQVLVKQETSGLECPEPREHWLSEDEGKLQDLLESDAVACMKYEQSTESSSCSQTQTVASREGDLLPGAPTEWIKTEQEVDGCGGSDFLQPLLSERGDGCYPSDPSLNIKKQTNQTTFCCQLCGESFHHRSSLMMHVETHANDTAILCPLNQATSAGSDTEPLETNKEDNLCSICGKTFSRRSHLKRHALIHTGQKPHCCKECGKRFARLECLRIHTRIHKVERPYACYVCGKGFRQRSNMVCHIRTHTGEKPHRCGICSRPFGYKKDMIRHMQVHAKKT, from the exons ATGTCTAAGTTACAGCAGCTGAAACTCTTTGTCAATGAGCGACTAACAGCGGCAGCAGAGGAAATCTTCGGCGCTGTGGAAAGGACCATATTAGAGTATCATAATGATATTTATCTGTCAAAGAAGAGTAAAGAATGCGTGCAGCTAGTGGTAGCTGAAAGTGTGATGCAGGATGAGGTGGAGGTGTTCACAGCAG TTTCCCAGGAAGTCAGCATGTCTGAAGCAGAGGCCTCCACACAGCCATCACATGGTGAACACTGTCAGGTGTTGGTGAAGCAAGAAACATCAGGTCTAGAATGTCCTGAGCCTCGGGAACACTGGCTCAGTGAGGACGAAGGGAAACTGCAGGACCTGTTAGAAAGTGATGCTGTTGCTTGTATGAAGTATGAACAGAGCACTGAGTCATCTTCTTGCAGTCAGACCCAAACTGTGGCCAGCAGAGAGGGGGATCTTCTTCCTGGCGCTCCAACTGAGTGGATAAAAACAGAGCAGGAAGTGGATGGCTGCGGAGGGTCAGATTTCTTGCAGCCTCTCTTGTCAGAAAGGGGAGATGGGTGTTATCCCAGTGATCCCAGCTTGAACatcaaaaaacagacaaaccagacAACTTTTTGTTGTCAGCTGTGTGGAGAATCTTTCCACCACAGGAGTTCATTAATGATGCATGTTGAAACTCATGCAAACGATACAGCCATTCTCTGTCCTTTAAACCAAGCAACATCTGCAGGAAGTGATACTGAACCTTTAGAAACAAACAAGGAGGACAATCTTTGTTCCATCTGTGGCAAAACATTTAGCAGAAGGTCCCATTTAAAAAGGCACGCGCTGATTCACACAGGACAGAAACCACACTGCTGTAAAGAATGTGGCAAGAGATTCGCACGACTTGAATGTCTGAGGATACACACGAGGATCCACAAAGTGGAGAGGCCGTACGCATGTTATGTCTGTGGGAAAGGATTCAGGCAGAGGAGCAACATGGTGTGTCACATaagaacacacacaggagagaaaccccATCGCTGTGGCATCTGCTCCAGACCGTTTGGATATAAGAAGGACATGATCAGACACATGCAAGTCCATGCAAAGAAGACGTGA